cagtgttattcacttcacctgtcagtgctcataatgttatgcctgtaATTCCTATTAGAATATCAATTTATCTAGTAGAATATTATTTCAGAGGATTCTACTTGGTACTTTGACCCCATCAGAATTCCATATTATGAAAGGAATTCCATTAGAAATCCTTCAGGATTTTTTGGATAGCAGTGAAATGCTAAATGAAAGTAATATTATGCATACCAGGCACAATGTTCTCATAAACTATAGTGATATGATCACCACGGTCAAAGCGGGAATGCTCATGGTGTAAGCCGAGGGCATGAAGGATCTCGTGGCAGATGTTCCCAACCTTACAGAGTGGCCCAATCAGAACTGGCTGCTCACCCCCCATACAGCCGACGTAAGACGCACACCTTTAGGAAACAGCAAACTAGCCATTTATTTGCATCAGATTACATGTTCAGTGACAGCACTAGATGGAAAAATCTAGTGCTGAAACATACAGGGAAAGTGTCCTGACAAAGACAATGAGTAAATGTCCCaataaatgccttttttttccccccccctTTTCTTTTTGTGAAACTAAAATCTGTGACTCACCCATTGCTGTACTCAAAGTGCAAGTAGTCAGTTTCATTAGTATGTGGAAGGAACTGGATGCAGGTCTTCTCAGAGATCATATTTAAGGCTTTAAGAATGTCTTCAGTCCTGTCCTCTGAAGGCCATTAACCACAAACATATACAGAAACTAAACATTATTCCTACATATAAacttatcaaaaaaaaaaaaggaaaaggaaaagaaaggtCCTCCAAATTTCAACTGCTTTTTGTAGCAAATGTCTTAttgtgtaaatatttgtataacCATAAAAAGATTCAACAACTGAGACATAAACggaaaatatttcacaaacatttgatgaacagaaatggAGTAAGTCACCGAACAGTGCTTGGGTCAATATCAAAAGTAGCTTGATATGGGgtaaaattaccccatgatttacttaccctcaagccatcctaggagtATATGATCTTCTTCCAGACAAACACAGGAGTTACATTAAAATACCATGGCttttcaaagctttataattgtagtgaatggggctcaagattttgaagccccaaaaaaaagtgcatccatccatcataaaagatccacacagctccagagggttaatgaaggccttctgaagcgaagcaatgggttcttgtaagaaaaatatccatatataaaactaaaataactgctttcagGAGACGGCCATACGCAAGTCCATTCGTGCCGAAAGAGTAACCCATGATGTGATGTATGacacaggatgtaggagtagctcAAGCTTTgacgcctctcgtggttcaaacaaatagggctcggcaacaaactcaaggtcctcttctcttatattgaaatctaatttatctttttaaaaattctcattttggaTTTCTAATTCATggctggtgttttgttttgctatcctctgcgcttccacaTTTGTCATGCATCAGGTCAGAGATTACtcttttggcgcaagtcgatttgcgtAGGCCATTTGCCGGAAGATAGTtagtttagtttataaagttttaaatatggaaaaaaaaaacccatcactttatttcagaaggtctttattaagcCCCTGGACccatgtggatatcttttatgatggatggacgcACCTTTTTTGGACTGCGAAATTTCGctccccattcactaccattataaagcttggaagagccagtatattttatatatatatatatatatatatatatatatttttttttttttaatttaactcaGATTGTAtttatctgaaagaagataaatacaaaattatctttaaaatacagtatcttGAAAAAGGGACCTTTCTTTTTGCCGAGTTCAGATATAATCATTGAAATTACCAGTGGATATGAAGGTATTAGGGTACGAAGGTATAATATTTTGCAGAAAACATACCACCAAACATGAAGAAATCTCACCAAGAACAAAATCAATTTCATAAGGGACTGATAAATGTCCATCCACCCCGGCCCACAGTTGCTTCACTGCGTTCCTGTCACTCTAAAGAAAAGACAGAGTCTGAACCGTGTTAACAGGACAGGGGTGTTTTACACAAACATCAGGTCAGGGCAGGTTGTCACATGTGTTTTAAGGCAAGACACAACAGGTAACTAATAGATATGATATCACCATACTTCACCCCTGTTGATttaatcacagtacattaagacaattgtttttgtattaataaatatgcaaatgagcacTAAGAACTAATTCACATACATTTTTAGAATAGAAACCGGAGCATTGGAGCCAGGTTCAAAATTCAGATTTAAATagagttaaaggtttttacaaAGGAGATTTTTTTCACCATTCAAAAGGTTTTATACTGGAATAAAACaagtttggtgtatgtaaatgctgctgaagtggagatttctggctCAGcgcatgaggaaaaaaaaaaaaaacagcatttaaagaTATCTTTATGcaatctacagatgcaaatagataaagtgcaataaacaCTAAAATGTGTATTATGCATgctttctttccactagtctgaatCTGAAATAACACATGCTATCAATGCAAAATagaccaaaatctcaaaatgtaTTAGTGCGGGGGAAAAAGGTTTACCTGTAGTGTGTTGCCTTAAATGACTACTAGTCCTAGTGTCCTGTATATAGAGAACAACACTGTGAATATAAAAGCTATAGTTTGGGCTTACAGGTAGTAAGAGATCCCCCTCCTGTACAGCGTCATCTCCCTCAAAATCTGTTAAAGACATTGACATATATATATCAGGACTAAAAGTTCTTATGGGTCATGCACGCTGTTGTCTTACCCAGCACTGTTTCACTTGGTCTTCTCAGATGAGGCTGTCCACTCTTCAACGAGTTAATATGTCCTGTggataaaatatattatgtcatatacattttttagttCAAGCttttatgtattaaaaaagaaaaacgttTTACCTTCATCATACTGTATATCAGAGACCTTCAGTGTATCTACAGGACCTCCCTGCActtataaacacaaaaacagctTTATATCAACCTATATGCTATAACCATGAGCGTAAATTGAATATATAATGCATTCCTTTAAGAACTCATGAAAGATTTATGTGATTGGTAGAATTAATGTACctccacaaaaacacacaaccaGCAAAACGACCCACATCATTTAAAAAAGCCGCTAACTTGTGGACAGAGAAAAATAGAACATGAAACGACTAGGCAAAAGTGTCTTTTCAAACACGTCCTGGATTTGCTAATTATTTGGCCACCTGAGGCTCTTAACTGACAATTAATTCAATGAACCGCCCGTTCACTCTGGCGGAACCAATAACGCTCAGGTTGTAGTTTCATTCTGGATGCTTTTATTGGTGGGACACAGTGATAATATACATGTGAGCggtgttttgttgttgacaGCTGATATCTGAAAATCATCTTTTGCGGTGAGTGTGTACAattaatttattagttttattattttgttacaaGAGATagacatatacatatatttacacCACCTATGAATGTTTCATAATGCTTTATCTGCCGGAATATGCAGGGTTATTTTACTGTAACTAGTTTCCTCGTTTATGATTATTCGTTATGATATTCACGCTATTCTGTGAGGCATCTGCATCTGAAATATCCCTTATATATCGACATGTAAAATTTAACCATGGTAATAATAGTTTCTGACAAAGTACTATAGTAATTACAGTTATTGTTAGTGTAAAATCATAATAGATTCGTTTCGGTTTTAAGATTTAATTCtccttattttattataatttttgttaTGACTGAATATTTACCGTTTTAACTATGGAATTTCAAAGCACTTTCATGGTAAATAAAATGATATTGCCAAGGCATTTTTATAGTACCAAGGTGCATTTTGAAAACTTTTGTTAGTGTAGTGAGTGTGACTGTGAGTgttttattttggcagaaactATGGTTACAATAGtagtaaatgtttgttttcatcttCTTTAGCCCTTGTGTGCTTAAAATCCTTTACCTCGTTTGGTGTtcctggtcaaaaatgactggcCTTTTAAATTCCTTGTAAATCTCtcattatgctatattatcaccaaaCATTcgattcaatttttttttttttttttttttttgtcaacttgttttcttttaattaacacaggttttgtatttccTTTTTGAACTAATTGAtgtaggcctcattgatctgagcttaTGCACCTCAGTTTTTAAGCAAATAAGTTCACTCaagtttattcattttgcaATATGACTCAagatttttaagtaattttttctAGGCTAGTTATTTTTGACCAGGAACACCACAAGGGTAAGaatgttttcaaaaatgacAACCAAAAAATCACAGATATTTTCTTTGGGAAGTTGTTATACTCTGTGTGAGCAAGTAAGTTTTAGTCCA
The DNA window shown above is from Ctenopharyngodon idella isolate HZGC_01 chromosome 10, HZGC01, whole genome shotgun sequence and carries:
- the LOC127520366 gene encoding astacin-like metalloendopeptidase, producing FCWLCVFVEGGPVDTLKVSDIQYDEGHINSLKSGQPHLRRPSETVLDFEGDDAVQEGDLLLPSDRNAVKQLWAGVDGHLSVPYEIDFVLEDRTEDILKALNMISEKTCIQFLPHTNETDYLHFEYSNGCASYVGCMGGEQPVLIGPLCKVGNICHEILHALGLHHEHSRFDRGDHITIVYENIVPGKEDNFMKKEGNTLGLKYDLGSILHYGDNYFSSNGKPTILPKESAVKIGQRAYLSDLDVQKLRKLYHCDKTEEDRAAS